ACTAGGTTCCTTGGGCTGGCGGGTTGTCGTTATGCAATACCGCAATTGTGGAGAAAAACCGTACCGTCTTGCGCAAAGCTATCATGCGATGCGCTGGCAGGAGTTAGACTGGACCGTTGAAGTTCTTCAGGGGCGCTTTCCAGAAGCACCGATTGGAGTCGTAGGTTTTTCCATTGGCGGTAGTATTCTGCTCAACTGGCTTGGTCAGAATGAGGCTAGAAGCATTGTGGCAGCGTGTGCTATCTCCGTTCCCTACAAACTATCGCCCTGCGCTGATCGACTCAATCAAGGTTTTTCAAAAATCTATCAGCAATATTTGATGGGACGGCTGAAACGCTCTGCAGTGCGAAAGTGGGCCTTGTTGAAAGATGCATTGGGGCTATCTGACCTTTCGCAGATCAATGAGTTAAAGACACTCTGGGAATTTGATGATTTACTGACAGCTCCCTTGCACGGCTTCAAGAATGTCCATAATTACTATGAAAAAGCCAGCTGTCGTCA
The nucleotide sequence above comes from SAR324 cluster bacterium. Encoded proteins:
- a CDS encoding alpha/beta fold hydrolase, which gives rise to LGSLGWRVVVMQYRNCGEKPYRLAQSYHAMRWQELDWTVEVLQGRFPEAPIGVVGFSIGGSILLNWLGQNEARSIVAACAISVPYKLSPCADRLNQGFSKIYQQYLMGRLKRSAVRKWALLKDALGLSDLSQINELKTLWEFDDLLTAPLHGFKNVHNYYEKASCRQYLKSIQVPTLLVHALDDPFMVPEVVPQATELSDLIQTAFVPVGGHVGFVSGSFPGKEWSWLSRIVHSFFETNFH